TATGGGAATTGAGTCAGTAACAGTTTGAGTGGCATGCCAATTGAAAAAGGTGAATTGTAATAATGATTTGAGGTTTGAAATAAGACTAAGTTGCTGATGGCCTAAGAAATATTTATGCTTCTACATTTCAAATAGACAAAAATCCAATATGATAATTTGAAATCAAATGGCTTAGTCTTCTCAGCTCCCCTATTTATAGCAATGTCTCAAccatagtatatatatatatttctccTGTTTTTGCAATGGTAGTTTTCTTCACATTTCCGCCTCATTTTCTTCTTGGTCTTCATAATATTTGTCGATGGCCAATGCCtcgatgataaaaaaaaattgttgctTCAGCTCAAAAGCGAATTAGTATTCGACTCTTCCATTTCACAACGGTTGGTGAAGTGGAATGCGACAAATGATTGTTGCGAACGGAAAGGCGTGAGATGTGATGACTCTGGTCGCCTTATCAGGTTGGTCCTCCTTAATGAGGTCATCTCCGGCGGAATTGGTGAGTCATCAAGCCTCTTCCGGTTGACATACTTGTTGAGCCTTGACCCCTCCTTCAATGACTTAACCACAAGTAAGATTCATCGCCTCCCAAATTTAAGAGACCTTTATTTGTCATGTTGTGGTTTCATGGGACCGATTCCATCGACGTTGGCCAACCTAACAGAGTTAGTTAATCTGGATCTTTCGAGCAACTTCCTCACCGGGTCGCTATCATGGGACCAATTCCTTCATTTCGTGCTTGCAAGGGTCTTGTATACGTATGTCTGAACGATAATAATTTGACGGGCTCACTTTCTCACTTGCATTTTCGAGGTCTTACAAACCTCTTCATTTTAGATTTAAGCCACAATTCATTGAGCGGCTCCATCCCTCCCCAACTTTTTGCCTTGCCCGTTGACTATCTTAGTCTGTCCAACAACCAATTCAGTGGCCAGCTCGAAGAGTTTCCAATTGTTAATGATAACATTTCTACGCTAGATTTGAGTAGAAATAGGATAGAAGGTCCTATTGCTAACTTCATCTTCGAGCTTCGAAGCATGGAGAGTCTCGACCTTTCTGACAACTTGTTCAACGACACTTTTAAGTTGAGTAAGATTCAAAGTTGCCTTTGGGAACTTATTCTTTCTAACAACAACTTGTCAATTGACACAACCAACACGAGTTCAAGTTGCTTAAAAAGGTTGCACATGTCATCCTGCAACCTGCATCATTTCCCAAACCTTAGAAATCTATCCTCTTGGTCGAGTTTAAACCTCTCAAACAATTATTTGGGTTACTGAAATGCACAGTTTGGACATTTCTTTTAATCTTCTTACATGTGCTGAAAAGTCTCACTATGTTAATAATGCTTCTTATGTTGCAAGACTAAACTTGCAGTCTAACAAGTTGCATTGTGCCTTCTCTTCCTTGATCCCA
This genomic interval from Salvia splendens isolate huo1 chromosome 13, SspV2, whole genome shotgun sequence contains the following:
- the LOC121760947 gene encoding LRR receptor-like serine/threonine-protein kinase FLS2, producing MGPIPSFRACKGLVYVCLNDNNLTGSLSHLHFRGLTNLFILDLSHNSLSGSIPPQLFALPVDYLSLSNNQFSGQLEEFPIVNDNISTLDLSRNRIEGPIANFIFELRSMESLDLSDNLFNDTFKLSKIQSCLWELILSNNNLSIDTTNTSSSCLKSLDISFNLLTCAEKSHYVNNASYVARLNLQSNKLHCAFSSLIPTSSKYSTILLANNRLTGVLPTFICNASSISVLDLSFNNLSGSIPSCLINASFVKGVLNLRGNKISGVIPDQFSSECGLHTFDVSNNSLVGKVPKSLANCEKIVVVNLGNNNLEGRFPCMLPLSLRILLLCSNRFHGDLRCGKR